Proteins from a genomic interval of Alteromonas macleodii ATCC 27126:
- the recA gene encoding recombinase RecA, with the protein MDDNKSKALTAAVGQIEKQFGKGAIMRLGDNQAMDIEAISTGSLTIDIALGIGGLPCGRVVEIYGPESSGKTTLTLQVIAEAQRKGKTCAFVDAEHALDPVYAEKLGVNIDELLVSQPDTGEQALEICDMLVRSGAVDVVIVDSVAALTPKAEIEGDMGDSHVGLQARLMSQALRKLTANIKRSNTLCIFINQIRMKIGVMFGNPETTTGGNALKFYSSVRLDIRRIGAVKEGDEVVGNETRVKVVKNKVAPPFKQAEFMIRYGEGISKEAELIDLGVKQKLVDKAGAWYSYKGDRIGQGKANVMKFLKENPEIANEIETKIRQELLLSKTMKAEEAVPQQEDDVLPE; encoded by the coding sequence GTGGACGATAACAAATCAAAAGCTTTAACCGCCGCAGTTGGCCAAATTGAAAAGCAATTTGGTAAAGGCGCAATCATGCGCTTAGGCGATAACCAAGCCATGGATATTGAAGCGATTTCTACTGGCTCACTTACCATTGATATCGCTCTAGGTATAGGCGGTTTGCCATGTGGACGTGTTGTTGAAATCTACGGGCCAGAATCATCAGGTAAAACCACGCTAACGCTTCAAGTTATTGCTGAAGCGCAGCGCAAGGGTAAAACCTGTGCCTTCGTTGATGCTGAACACGCACTAGACCCGGTATATGCTGAAAAACTAGGCGTAAACATCGACGAACTATTGGTATCTCAGCCTGATACTGGTGAGCAAGCGCTAGAAATTTGCGACATGCTTGTACGTTCAGGTGCGGTAGATGTTGTTATTGTTGACTCGGTAGCGGCGCTTACACCTAAAGCTGAAATTGAAGGTGACATGGGTGATTCTCACGTTGGTCTTCAGGCGCGTCTAATGTCGCAAGCGTTGCGTAAGCTTACTGCAAACATCAAGCGTTCAAATACACTGTGTATCTTCATTAACCAAATTCGTATGAAGATTGGTGTTATGTTTGGTAACCCAGAAACTACAACCGGTGGTAACGCGCTTAAGTTCTACTCTTCTGTTCGTCTAGACATTCGCCGTATTGGTGCAGTGAAAGAAGGCGACGAGGTAGTTGGTAACGAAACTCGCGTTAAGGTAGTGAAGAACAAAGTTGCACCTCCGTTTAAACAAGCTGAATTTATGATCCGCTACGGCGAAGGTATCAGCAAAGAAGCTGAGCTTATCGACCTTGGTGTTAAGCAAAAGCTAGTTGATAAAGCGGGTGCTTGGTATAGCTACAAGGGCGACCGCATTGGTCAAGGTAAAGCGAACGTAATGAAGTTCTTGAAAGAGAACCCTGAGATCGCAAACGAGATTGAAACCAAGATCCGCCAAGAACTTTTGCTTTCTAAGACAATGAAAGCAGAGGAAGCGGTACCTCAGCAAGAAGACGATGTGCTTCCTGAGTAA
- a CDS encoding ATP-binding cassette domain-containing protein encodes MIEISGLAKRFEVENPKKLSEQEKKDPRLKGRYFQSVRDVSFTCEKGQVLGLLGPNGAGKTTTLRMLSTALKPDSGKVIIGGEDVLSNPNIARKKIGFLSSSTGLYGRLSGRENISYFGELHGIPKNVINARIEELADLLDMQTFLDRRAENFSSGMKQKVSIARAVIHEPELVVLDEPTTGLDIMATSTVMEFIQRLKDKGTPVIFSTHHLDEVQTLCDKVTVINQGETVFNDSLAAFSALSGNDGAGGQMHKSFLKTLSLDSEEMGNVVNL; translated from the coding sequence ATGATTGAAATATCAGGCCTTGCTAAGCGTTTTGAGGTGGAGAACCCAAAAAAGCTTAGCGAACAGGAAAAAAAGGACCCGCGATTAAAAGGGCGCTATTTCCAGTCGGTAAGGGATGTGTCGTTTACGTGCGAAAAAGGACAGGTACTTGGGCTGTTAGGGCCAAATGGAGCTGGCAAAACAACTACACTTCGCATGCTTTCTACAGCACTAAAGCCTGATAGCGGAAAAGTTATCATTGGTGGTGAGGATGTGCTTTCTAACCCTAATATTGCCCGTAAAAAAATTGGCTTTTTATCTAGCTCAACGGGCCTTTATGGTCGTTTGAGTGGCCGAGAGAATATTAGCTACTTCGGTGAGTTGCACGGTATTCCAAAAAATGTGATTAACGCGCGTATTGAAGAGTTGGCTGATTTACTCGATATGCAAACCTTCCTTGATAGACGTGCCGAGAATTTCTCATCAGGGATGAAGCAAAAAGTTTCTATTGCTCGCGCCGTTATACACGAGCCTGAACTAGTGGTGCTTGATGAACCCACAACCGGCCTTGATATTATGGCAACGAGTACCGTGATGGAATTTATTCAGCGCCTTAAAGATAAAGGTACCCCGGTTATTTTCTCTACTCACCACCTTGATGAGGTGCAAACCCTTTGCGACAAGGTGACCGTGATTAACCAAGGTGAAACGGTATTTAACGATTCGCTAGCCGCCTTTAGCGCTTTGTCTGGTAATGACGGGGCTGGCGGGCAAATGCATAAGAGCTTCCTAAAAACACTATCATTGGATTCTGAGGAGATGGGTAATGTGGTTAATCTTTAA
- a CDS encoding ABC transporter permease, which translates to MWLIFKKEFKELLRDKKTIIFMIGLPLLLFPAIFGVAFFFMSSAADKAENKILKYAIVGEAYAPAIVQSFNDASDKFEPVAIGDETDYAKLIKNETVDFVLVIPETFDSNVLRSGQHNIELYLNDAGLNKVVGRVSDIIDEYTDAFQQTAFAQLNLDETQQEALLKPIKIEKQNVADDREVWGERLGGMLPYFIFILCLQGAMAPAADLGAGEKERGTLETLLISPMDRHKLVLGKFFTIATAGIITALITVSSMAIWGLVLSQGMAVEFVVKIMSMIGLVDFLLIFLMLVPVVAVFAAILLSLSIYARSFKEAQSYMGSLIMVVIFPVIIAMMPGVELKGGWVWVPLTNVALAMKELFKGTMDYFALFGIFTSTAVIATGLIFFCIHWFNKEKVLFR; encoded by the coding sequence ATGTGGTTAATCTTTAAAAAGGAATTCAAAGAACTATTACGGGATAAGAAAACCATCATATTCATGATTGGTCTACCGCTTTTATTATTCCCAGCTATTTTCGGTGTCGCGTTCTTTTTCATGAGTTCAGCGGCGGATAAAGCGGAAAATAAAATACTGAAATACGCGATAGTTGGTGAAGCTTACGCGCCAGCAATTGTACAGTCTTTTAACGACGCATCAGATAAATTCGAACCGGTTGCGATTGGCGATGAGACTGACTACGCCAAACTCATCAAAAACGAAACGGTGGATTTTGTTTTGGTTATTCCCGAAACCTTTGATAGCAACGTTTTGCGTTCAGGTCAGCATAACATTGAGCTTTATCTCAACGATGCTGGCTTAAATAAGGTGGTGGGGCGCGTATCCGACATCATTGATGAATATACCGATGCATTCCAACAAACCGCTTTTGCGCAGCTTAATCTAGATGAAACTCAGCAAGAGGCCTTGCTAAAGCCAATCAAGATAGAAAAGCAAAATGTCGCCGACGATCGCGAAGTGTGGGGTGAACGCTTAGGCGGTATGCTGCCATATTTCATCTTCATCTTGTGCCTTCAAGGCGCTATGGCCCCAGCGGCTGACTTAGGTGCCGGTGAGAAAGAGCGGGGTACATTAGAAACACTACTTATATCGCCCATGGACCGTCATAAGCTGGTACTGGGTAAATTCTTTACTATCGCTACTGCGGGGATAATTACTGCGCTTATTACCGTTTCTTCCATGGCTATATGGGGACTGGTGTTATCGCAAGGCATGGCCGTTGAGTTTGTGGTTAAGATCATGTCGATGATTGGTCTTGTGGACTTCCTGCTGATCTTTCTAATGTTGGTGCCAGTGGTGGCAGTTTTCGCCGCTATTCTACTATCACTTTCAATTTATGCTCGCTCGTTTAAAGAGGCGCAAAGCTACATGGGGTCGTTAATTATGGTGGTTATTTTCCCTGTAATTATAGCCATGATGCCTGGTGTAGAGCTTAAAGGCGGCTGGGTTTGGGTACCGCTGACTAACGTTGCCCTAGCGATGAAAGAGCTGTTCAAAGGTACCATGGACTACTTTGCACTCTTTGGCATATTTACGTCTACCGCAGTGATTGCAACCGGACTGATTTTCTTCTGTATCCATTGGTTTAATAAAGAAAAGGTTCTGTTTAGATAA
- a CDS encoding EscU/YscU/HrcU family type III secretion system export apparatus switch protein, with protein MTDSQKTKRAIGLKYDGGDKKNAPKVVAKGYGDLAEAIIAMAEETGILIHEDPYLSEVLATLDVGQDIPESLYYVIAELLAYSYVLQGKIPPGWEGIIKRIDFEV; from the coding sequence ATGACTGATTCCCAAAAGACAAAACGCGCCATCGGACTAAAATATGACGGCGGCGATAAGAAAAACGCACCTAAAGTGGTAGCAAAAGGCTACGGAGATTTGGCGGAAGCCATTATAGCCATGGCTGAAGAAACCGGGATATTAATTCATGAAGACCCTTACTTAAGCGAAGTCCTTGCTACCCTTGATGTGGGGCAAGATATCCCTGAATCGCTGTATTATGTAATTGCCGAGTTGCTGGCCTATTCTTATGTCCTTCAAGGAAAAATCCCTCCTGGTTGGGAGGGAATTATCAAGCGTATCGACTTTGAAGTGTAG
- a CDS encoding flagellar hook-length control protein FliK, which translates to MTTPLSSLLAAALNQTTGPTSPVSAALSSTDAPTQGSSRGATPVIANAALSQATALDNAAKVIVERLPERVLSITMTSSNASSNLAPSVAQVLHVVLPAEVSAKLSKHAIHNAQIALLPRTSDQVSNPETKSVQNAPQSQLSAQSAILFSTSLSQQGASLSAPDKAELLKAVAQALAANNAAVTLKGQLSISTKSENFGQLILTTAKNEGVPLTDINTEKLDSTAKAALQKLVGQQGVIGLSRASNGGIALQISQGFSNGSAAPRANHNNFATITHKDVSTNLQQQLISSALKQGGVAVEHNLSNPPQLNALLQSSGADTSALKVLSALTLTGSKLSIRTAQQSALLQISLPQSKAPSLSAPTLNLEQVNKLDLTQLPKVTAKGLDAVTGNSSLEASSSITNLKAAAPTSLKGTDVHNAISTLSRVLLSQTGSTSQALSQLVAIVENGKLPPSSGAPQTHGAQHFDKILQHLKGLDALNAKPSQVKISNGAFIGPPKPSSEQLLATAKAILTEGKETASAENNGMQGKDGGSKSSLVSLASIAQALSSQAKGLSNSLLSNIAAQLAATQGKGAEIPPVVSDSHVTIAGSKSNESVASENVGAVGDLKNGAKKLTPDMNEQGLSQRLQQLISSQALVTTPINLSSPVNASSFVQGLVALVQLALAGRAMQRQPGLKTQIDAPDSIVSKTLANMGVTTQPSRVSQDMNQLDGRQQLLSQLKTLLSSHQQNKIANVDSRIQGQDSFYYILPSLSQHQSPPELLIKRELGGQNNKHAQAGQRSLWNITMKLDIGGSGQVLAKSKIDKSTITLDLYASNDEVLRRIGDTLPYLQKRLTSLGLVVENTSYQRGHIPDTLNSRPHQIFETRV; encoded by the coding sequence ATGACAACACCACTATCATCTCTATTGGCAGCCGCTCTAAATCAAACAACTGGCCCGACGTCGCCTGTCTCGGCCGCTTTATCGTCTACAGATGCCCCTACTCAAGGATCGAGTCGAGGAGCAACGCCTGTGATTGCCAACGCTGCGCTTTCGCAGGCTACCGCTTTAGACAATGCAGCGAAAGTGATAGTTGAACGCTTGCCTGAACGAGTGCTATCGATAACGATGACATCGAGTAATGCATCGTCAAATTTAGCGCCGTCGGTCGCCCAAGTATTGCACGTTGTCTTACCCGCAGAAGTTAGCGCTAAACTCTCCAAACACGCTATTCATAATGCGCAAATTGCTCTTCTGCCCCGAACTTCAGACCAGGTCTCAAACCCAGAAACGAAAAGTGTTCAAAATGCTCCGCAGAGTCAGTTAAGCGCTCAGTCTGCAATACTCTTTTCTACAAGTTTGTCTCAACAAGGCGCGTCATTGTCTGCGCCTGATAAAGCTGAATTACTGAAAGCCGTGGCACAAGCGCTTGCTGCAAATAACGCCGCCGTTACGCTTAAGGGTCAGCTGTCTATTTCTACAAAGAGCGAAAACTTTGGGCAACTCATTCTCACCACGGCTAAAAACGAGGGTGTTCCCCTTACAGACATAAACACTGAAAAGCTGGATAGCACGGCGAAAGCAGCGCTTCAAAAGCTGGTCGGCCAGCAGGGCGTTATAGGACTAAGCCGAGCTAGCAACGGTGGAATCGCGCTGCAAATCTCTCAAGGTTTTTCCAATGGAAGCGCTGCCCCAAGAGCCAACCACAACAATTTCGCCACTATCACCCATAAAGATGTAAGTACCAACTTACAGCAACAGCTAATTTCCAGCGCTCTTAAGCAAGGCGGCGTTGCTGTTGAGCATAACTTGAGTAACCCGCCACAACTTAACGCGCTGTTACAAAGTTCAGGTGCAGACACCAGCGCGTTAAAAGTGCTCTCAGCGTTAACCTTAACGGGTAGCAAACTCTCAATTCGCACTGCGCAACAAAGCGCGTTATTACAAATAAGTTTGCCGCAGAGCAAGGCCCCTTCCCTTTCAGCTCCAACTTTGAATCTGGAGCAGGTAAATAAACTTGACCTTACACAATTACCAAAAGTGACGGCGAAAGGGCTCGATGCCGTCACGGGAAATAGCTCGCTCGAAGCCTCTTCATCCATTACAAACCTAAAAGCAGCGGCTCCCACATCGCTTAAAGGAACGGATGTACACAACGCAATTAGTACACTTTCTCGGGTATTACTGAGCCAAACAGGCAGTACCAGCCAAGCATTAAGCCAACTCGTTGCTATTGTTGAGAATGGAAAGTTACCGCCCAGTAGCGGCGCTCCTCAAACACATGGAGCCCAGCATTTCGATAAAATTTTGCAGCACCTAAAAGGCCTTGATGCACTCAACGCGAAGCCTTCGCAAGTCAAAATATCTAATGGAGCGTTTATCGGACCGCCTAAGCCTTCCAGCGAACAACTGCTAGCAACAGCAAAAGCTATATTGACGGAAGGGAAAGAAACCGCTTCAGCAGAGAATAATGGCATGCAAGGAAAAGACGGTGGGAGTAAATCTTCTCTTGTATCACTTGCCTCTATCGCACAAGCGTTAAGCTCACAGGCAAAAGGCTTATCAAATAGCTTACTGAGCAACATCGCTGCTCAACTTGCGGCTACACAAGGTAAAGGCGCAGAGATACCACCAGTGGTTTCAGATAGTCACGTCACTATAGCGGGTTCAAAATCAAACGAGAGCGTAGCTAGCGAGAACGTAGGCGCTGTCGGCGATTTAAAAAACGGCGCGAAAAAACTAACGCCCGATATGAACGAGCAAGGATTGTCGCAACGCTTGCAGCAGCTTATATCCTCACAGGCGCTGGTTACCACACCAATAAACTTATCCTCACCCGTAAACGCTTCCAGCTTCGTTCAAGGGCTGGTCGCCTTAGTTCAATTAGCACTAGCGGGGCGTGCCATGCAGCGTCAGCCTGGCCTAAAAACGCAAATAGATGCGCCTGACTCTATCGTTTCAAAAACGTTAGCGAATATGGGGGTAACGACTCAACCAAGTCGCGTTAGCCAAGACATGAACCAGTTAGACGGCAGACAACAGCTGCTTTCTCAACTTAAAACGCTACTAAGTAGCCACCAGCAAAACAAAATTGCTAATGTAGATAGCCGTATTCAAGGGCAAGATAGTTTCTATTATATATTGCCATCACTTTCACAACATCAAAGTCCACCAGAACTCTTGATAAAACGAGAGCTGGGTGGCCAGAACAATAAGCACGCACAAGCAGGCCAACGTTCTCTTTGGAATATCACGATGAAGCTGGACATTGGTGGCAGCGGACAAGTTTTGGCAAAATCAAAAATTGATAAAAGCACCATTACGTTAGACTTATATGCATCCAACGATGAAGTACTTAGGCGCATTGGCGATACCCTACCCTATTTGCAAAAACGTCTTACTTCGCTCGGCCTGGTTGTTGAAAACACCAGCTACCAGCGAGGCCACATTCCGGACACATTAAATTCGCGTCCTCATCAAATCTTTGAAACTAGGGTTTAG
- the ccmA gene encoding cytochrome c biogenesis heme-transporting ATPase CcmA, with protein MLEARELTCSKRDRTLFEGLSLVVEPGELLYLRGPNGAGKTSLLRILTGLSSPDSGAVLYNGMDISADKTGYYQDLFYLGHKSGTNGSLSALDNLSFWLAQHNVSVPVNTLFDVLEKVGLVGLEDVPVRYLSAGQQRRVALSRLWLKPAKVWILDEPFTALDVKGVHMLEKSMKEHVGRGGLIITTSHQHLSETAGEHRVFDLEYRF; from the coding sequence GTGTTAGAGGCGCGCGAATTAACCTGCAGCAAACGAGACAGAACCCTTTTTGAAGGGCTTTCACTGGTTGTCGAACCCGGTGAGTTGCTGTATTTACGCGGTCCTAACGGTGCAGGGAAAACCAGCTTGCTGCGCATTTTAACAGGACTGAGTTCACCTGATTCAGGTGCAGTATTGTACAACGGCATGGACATTTCAGCGGACAAGACAGGTTATTACCAAGACCTTTTTTATCTTGGCCATAAAAGCGGAACTAACGGCAGTCTCTCTGCCCTAGATAATCTATCGTTCTGGCTAGCTCAACATAATGTATCGGTGCCTGTTAACACGCTTTTTGATGTATTAGAGAAAGTGGGATTAGTTGGACTTGAAGATGTGCCCGTAAGGTATTTATCGGCCGGTCAACAGCGTCGTGTGGCGCTATCGAGACTGTGGCTAAAGCCAGCAAAGGTGTGGATACTGGACGAACCGTTTACAGCGCTTGATGTAAAAGGGGTTCACATGCTTGAAAAAAGTATGAAAGAGCACGTGGGTCGCGGCGGTCTTATCATTACTACTTCGCATCAACACCTATCAGAAACTGCAGGGGAACACCGTGTATTCGATTTGGAGTACCGCTTTTAA
- the ccmB gene encoding heme exporter protein CcmB, translating into MSLYQGIFKRDMQVAFKQKAELVQPLMFLLMVVTLFPLGVSPSPDTLQRIGPGVIWIAAILSSLMAMERLFRDDFQDGSLEQYMLSGMPLPAVSAVKVAAHWLVSFVPLLLLSPLLAMFLNLTVDMYIALVLTLILGTPLLSLIGAIAVGLTVGLQKGGVLLALLLIPVFIPLLIFATSAVDSAALQLPYHAQLAIIAAMLLLAAALAPFAIAYSLKVSQN; encoded by the coding sequence ATGTCACTTTACCAAGGAATTTTTAAGCGCGACATGCAGGTTGCGTTCAAGCAAAAAGCAGAATTAGTGCAGCCTCTGATGTTTTTGCTGATGGTGGTGACCTTATTTCCCTTAGGCGTTAGTCCGTCTCCCGACACCCTTCAACGCATTGGACCAGGGGTAATATGGATTGCGGCAATTTTGTCATCGCTCATGGCGATGGAAAGGCTGTTTCGCGATGACTTTCAAGACGGATCGCTAGAGCAGTACATGTTATCTGGTATGCCATTACCAGCGGTGAGTGCGGTAAAAGTGGCTGCCCATTGGCTGGTTAGCTTTGTACCATTATTGCTGTTGTCTCCGCTACTCGCCATGTTTTTGAATTTAACGGTCGATATGTATATCGCCCTTGTCTTAACCTTGATATTGGGGACGCCGTTACTTTCCTTAATTGGTGCCATTGCAGTAGGGCTTACCGTTGGATTGCAAAAAGGTGGAGTGCTGTTGGCACTGCTACTTATCCCTGTCTTTATTCCGTTACTGATATTTGCCACGTCGGCTGTGGATTCTGCCGCACTGCAATTACCTTATCATGCGCAACTTGCTATTATTGCCGCCATGCTTTTATTGGCTGCGGCATTGGCACCGTTTGCCATCGCATATTCTTTAAAAGTGAGTCAAAACTAA